In a genomic window of Canis lupus familiaris isolate Mischka breed German Shepherd chromosome 28, alternate assembly UU_Cfam_GSD_1.0, whole genome shotgun sequence:
- the ZNF518A gene encoding zinc finger protein 518A, whose translation MPSEQKQLFFDEKQTTFKKDYDVKNEIVDSFRSLPRPKISQSSFHYELKNVKIDLPKINIPNEVILKHEVDKYRKLFQRQPQTARKSISVRTVSCVEECMLLHKSERVEEEGLKMSAKILNFNCLKCRDSTRYSPNDLQKHFQMWHRGELPSYPCEMCSFSANDFQIFKQHRRTHRSTLVKCDICNNESVYTLLDLTKHFASTHCVNGSFQCEKCRFSTQDVGTFVQHIHRHNEIHYKCGKCHHVCFTKGELQKHLHVHSGTFPFTCQYCSYGATRREHLVRHVITLHKEHLYAKEKLEKDKYEKRMAKTSGLKLILKRYRIDASRKTFWKRKKINNGSDRSIEKNTQVLKKVNKTQAKSEDQSHLVQEHLNEGKDERPHCENNDKPAESESEKPALLSTAQCNRAEEGSNSTLGFLKTAVQGPTVLMVKNNRITIPANYSADFMGFKMVDGKQHIVIKLLPTNKQNLYSPGSQSDAAKDSTANLQPQTLDTTGFLAGVTAELSDTVYMKATTPFSCSSPILSGKVTSEKEMALLSQMSNMLQTMDDEKNVSSLSASELVTASVNLTTKVETKDNIDLWGSYVTQSHSEISGTTIKSPDKVTSTTKQNAYNSGDMHNYCINYVNSELPVESSNQGSLPFHNYSKVNNSNKRRRFSGTGMCENPQKEPSSSKTVVQQPISESVLSLVRKESSNPDSMLASISLLNTKDGTLKMQAEIEEQSVLEKGQNIDGQNLYTNENQNLDSVTEKSKWDGISNVESPMMPRITSVFSLQSQQASEFLPPEVNQLLQDGLRAKSDVKQDCSISNTPDKGLLLHSDQSFQKLEGEGKIVESSKDFKVQGTFPVPSGSLGINVPTNDLNLKCSGKEKQNLSISQDVRDSEKTPRISGIGTLLKTQSDAIITQQLVKDKLRATTQNLGSLYRQSPLLNSEPKKAIFVQTPKGFFVPLHIANKPGLHIVSGRPLPLVSTQGVPTSLLLNKKPGMILTFNNGKLEGVSTVKTESAQACGTPTKESCRTPFLKVEPNSNCLTPALCSSIGSCLSMKSSSENTLSLKGPYIIKTSASSSVKAVPTPNTVSEHQGTKLNILDSVKKQNEIFPKPPLYTLLPDGKQAVFLKCVMPNKTELLKPKLVQNSTYYQNIQPKKPEGTPQKILLKIFNPVLNVTAANNLSVSTSASSVQKDKVPSNQTIGEQREPESSRDALPFLLDDMMPANEIVITSTATCPESSEDPMCFTDHSDSRVLRCKTNCTIERNFNREKTSKKKFSRIKTHVRSKDSETAFVSRNRNCKRKCRDSYQEPPRKKATLHRKCKEKSKPEDARESFGFNRPRLSKDSVRTLRLFPFSSKQLVKCPRRNQPVVVLNHPDADAPEVVSVMKTIAKFNGRVLKVSLSKRTISALLKPVCDNSSKRIYDDFSKRHKTLKPVSSVKERFVLKLTLKKTSKNNYQIVKTTSENVLKAKFNCWFCGRVFDNQDAWAGHGQRHLMEATRDWNILE comes from the coding sequence ATGCCATCTGAACAGAAACAGTTATTTTTTGATGAAAAacaaactacttttaaaaaagattatgatgtgaaaaatgaaatagtGGATTCCTTCAGATCACTACCTAGGCCAAAAATTTCACAAAGTAGTTTTCATTATGaactaaaaaatgtgaaaattgatTTGCCGAAGATAAATATTCCAAATGAAGTCATTCTGAAACATGAAGTtgacaaatacagaaaattatttcagcGTCAACCACAGACTGCCAGAAAATCTATCAGTGTAAGGACTGTAAGCTGTGTAGAGGAGTGCATGTTGCTCCATAAGTCTGAGAGAGTTGAAGAAGAGGGTTTAAAAATGTCTGCAAAAATACTCAATTTCAACTGTTTAAAATGCCGAGATAGCACTCGATATAGCCCAAATGATTTGCAGAAACACTTTCAAATGTGGCACCGTGGTGAATTACCTTCATATCCTTGTGAAATGTGCAGTTTTTCAGCAAATGACTTCCAGATATTTAAACAACACAGACGGACACATAGAAGCACTTTAGTAAAATGTGACATTTGTAACAATGAGAGTGTATATACTTTATTAGACTTGACAAAGCATTTTGCATCCACACATTGTGTAAATGGTAGTTTTCAATGTGAAAAGTGCAGATTCTCCACCCAGGATGTTGGCACATTTGTTCAGCACATTCATAGACATAATGAGATCCATTATAAATGTGGTAAGTGCCATCATGTATGTTTTACCAAAGGAGAGCTTCAGAAGCACCTTCATGTTCATTCTGGTACATTTCCCTTCACTTGTCAATATTGTAGCTATGGTGCCACTAGGAGAGAGCACTTGGTAAGACATGTTATAACTTTGCACAAAGAACActtatatgcaaaagaaaaactggaaaaagacaaatacgAAAAGAGGATGGCAAAGACTTCAGGACTTAAGCTGATACTGAAAAGATACAGAATAGATGCATCAAGGAAGACATTCTGGAAACGGAAGAAGATCAACAATGGAAGTGACAGAAGTATAGAAAAAAACACTCAAGTGcttaaaaaagtgaacaaaacacaGGCTAAATCTGAAGACCAGAGCCATCTTGTTCAAGAGCatttaaatgaaggaaaggaTGAAAGACCACACTGTGAGAATAATGATAAACCTGCTGAGTCAGAATCAGAAAAGCCAGCTCTTCTGTCCACTGCGCAATGTAATAGAGCTGAAGAGGGATCAAATTCTACTCTAGGTTTCTTGAAAACTGCTGTACAAGGACCTACAGTGTTAATGgtgaaaaataatagaataaccATTCCTGCTAACTACAGTGCTGATTTTATGGGCTTTAAGATGGTGGATGGAAAACAACATATTGTAATAAAATTGTTACCTACCAATAAACAGAATTTATATTCACCAGGTTCACAGTCAGATGCTGCAAAGGACAGTACTGCCAATTTGCAGCCCCAGACTTTGGACACTACTGGATTTTTAGCAGGAGTAACAGCTGAATTAAGTGACACAGTTTACATGAAAGCAACTACTCCATTTTCATGTTCATCTCCTATACTTTCAGGGAAAGTAACgtcagaaaaagaaatggctttGCTATCTCAAATGAGTAATATGCTCCAAACAATGgatgatgaaaaaaatgtgtcatCTTTGTCAGCATCAGAATTGGTTACAGCATCAGTAAATTTGACCACAAAAGTTGAAACAAAGGATAATATTGACCTATGGGGAAGTTATGTTACTCAGAGTCACTCTGAGATATCAGGTACTACCATTAAAAGTCCAGATAAAGTCACCTCTACTACCAAGCAAAATGCATACAACAGTGGAGATATGCATAACTATTGCATTAATTATGTCAACTCTGAATTACCTGTTGAATCTTCCAACCAAGGATCATTACCCTTTCATAATTACTCAAAAGTAAATAATTCTAATAAACGTCGTAGGTTTTCAGGAACAGGAATGTGTGAAAACCCTCAAAAAGAACCTTCATCAAGCAAGACAGTTGTTCAGCAGCCAATAAGTGAATCAGTTTTATCACTGGTGAGGAAAGAGAGTTCAAATCCAGATAGCATGTTAGCATCTATTAGCCTTTTAAATACTAAAGatggaactttaaaaatgcaaGCTGAAATCGAAGAACAGTCTGTTTTAGAAAAAGGACAGAACATTGATGGACAGAATTTATACactaatgaaaatcaaaatttagACAGTGTGACTGAAAAATCTAAGTGGGATGGCATTTCTAATGTTGAGTCACCTATGATGCCTAGAATcacatctgttttctctctccagagTCAACAGGCATCAGAATTCTTGCCACCTGAAGTAAACCAGTTACTTCAGGATGGATTAAGAGCAAAATCTGATGTAAAACAAGACTGTAGTATTAGTAACACTCCAGATAAAGGCCTGCTACTTCATAGTGACCAGTCATTTCAGAAACTTGAGGGAGAAGGCAAAATAGTTGAATCTTCAAAAGACTTTAAAGTACAAGGCACCTTCCCAGTTCCATCTGGTAGTTTAGGGATTAATGTGCCTACAAATGATCTGAATTTAAAATgtagtggaaaagaaaaacaaaatctgtcaATATCACAAGATGTGAGAGATTCAGAAAAGACACCTAGAATTTCAGGTATTGGCACATTACTTAAGACTCAGTCAGATGCAATAATAACACAACAGCTGGTTAAAGATAAATTACGCGCCACCACACAAAATTTAGGTTCTTTATATAGACAGAGTCCACTTCTGAATTCAGAACCAAAAAAGGCTATATTTGTTCAAACTCCAAAAGGCTTTTTTGTACCATTGCACATTGCTAACAAACCTGGATTACATATTGTTTCAGGAAGACCACTTCCATTGGTCAGTACACAAGGTGTACCTACTTCTCTTCTTTTAAACAAGAAACCTGGGATGATTTTAACGTTTAATAATGGGAAACTTGAAGGTGTTTCTACTGTCAAAACTGAGAGTGCTCAAGCTTGTGGAACTCCAACTAAGGAGTCTTGCAGAACACCTTTTTTGAAGGTAGAACCAAACAGTAATTGTCTGACACCTGCACTTTGTTCCAGCATTGGCAGTTGTTTGAGCATGAAAAGTAGCTCAGAAAATACTTTGTCATTAAAAGGCCCTTACATCATTAAAACATCAGCAAGTTCTTCAGTAAAAGCTGTTCCTACTCCTAATACAGTATCTGAGCATCAGGGCACCAAGTTGAATATCTTGGACTCAGTAAAAAAGCAGAATGAGATTTTTCCAAAACCACCTCTTTATACCCTCTTGCCTGATGGCAAAcaagctgtttttttaaagtgtgtgatGCCAAATAAGACTGAGCTGCTTAAGCCTAAATTAGTCCAAAATAGTACGTATTATCAAAACATACAGCCAAAGAAACCTGAAGGAACACCACAAAAAATACTGCTGAAAATTTTTAACCCTGTTTTAAATGTGACTGCTGCTAACAATCTGTCTGTAAGTACCTCTGCATCCTCAGTGCAGAAAGACAAGGTACCATCTAATCAAACTATaggagagcagagagagccaGAATCTTCTAGAGATGCCTTACCCTTCTTACTAGATGATATGATGCCAGCAAATGAAATTGTGATAACTTCTACTGCAACATGCCCAGAATCTTCTGAGGATCCAATGTGTTTCACTGACCATTCAGACTCCAGAGTATTAAGGTGTAAAACAAATTGTACAATTGAGAGAAACTTCAATAGAGAAAAGACTtcgaaaaaaaaattttcaagaataaaaacTCATGTAAGAAGTAAAGATTCTGAAACTGCCTTTGTATCTAGGAACAGAAACTGTAAACGAAAGTGCAGAGATAGTTACCAGGAACCtccaagaaaaaaagcaacattaCATAGAAAGTGTAAAGAAAAGTCTAAACCTGAAGATGCCCGTGAATCATTTGGATTTAACAGACCAAGGCTTTCAAAAGATTCAGTCAGAACTTTGCGGCTTTTCCCTTTTAGTTCCAAACAGCTTGTGAAATGTCCTAGGAGAAACCAACCAGTTGTAGTTTTGAATCATCCTGATGCAGATGCACCAGAAGTAGTAAGTGTAATGAAAACTATTGCTAAATTTAATGGACGTGTACTTAAGGTTTCATTGTCAAAAAGAACTATCAGTGCTTTACTGAAACCAGTTTGTGATAACTCTTCAAAAAGAATTTATGATGATTTTTccaaaagacataaaacattGAAACCTGTTAGTTCTGTGAAAGAAAGATTTGTGCTAAAATTAACACtcaaaaagacaagcaaaaacaATTATCAGATTGTGAAAACTACCtctgaaaatgttctgaaagcTAAATTTAACTGTTGGTTTTGTGGTAGAGTATTTGACAATCAGGATGCTTGGGCTGGTCATGGGCAGAGACATTTAATGGAAGCCACTCGTGATTGGAATATATTAGAATAA